A window of Lysobacter sp. TY2-98 genomic DNA:
GGTGTCCGCGATGTTCTGCAGCGCGCTTGACTCCGTAAGGATCACCGGCTTCTCGCGGTGGTCGACGCTTACGAGCAGTGGCGCGTTCGGGCTGCCACCGGTGAGCTGGATGAACGGCGGGCCGGTGATGCCGCTCTGCGACATCTTGGCGCGCGTGTCGGTCTTGATCGGCGTTTCGGACTGGATGCGCAGCGTGGCCAGCACGCGGCGCGGGTCTTCCGGTGCGAGCTTGAGGCTTTCGACGGTGCCCACCGAGATGCCGTTGTACTGCACGGAGCTGCCTTCGCTGAGGCCGGTGACCGGTTCGTTGAAGACGACGGAATATTCCTGCCAGTCCTTCTCCGACGAGTACTTCGCGGCCCACAGGGCGAACAGCAGCAACGTCGCCGTGACGACGATGGTGAAGGCACCGATGAGGACGTAGTTGGCCTTGGTTTCCATGGTGCGCGGTCCGGTCAGGCGGTTCGGGTGCGGTCACGTCCGGCCTGCGCCGCACGCGCCCGCGGGCCGTGGAAGTACTCGCGTACCCAGGGATGGTCGAGCTGCTCGATCTCCTCGATCGGCGCGGCCGCGACCACCTTGTGGTCGGCGAGCACGGCCACGCGATCGCAGATAGCGTAAAGCGTGTCCAGATCGTGTGTGATCAGGAAAACGGTCAGGCCCAGCGCCTTCTGCAGCGTGCGCAGCAACTGGTCGAACGCGGCGGCACCGATCGGGTCGAGGCCGGCCGTCGGCTCGTCGAGGAAGAGCAGGGGCGGATCCAGCGCGAGCGCGCGCGCCAGGCCCGCGCGCTTGCGCATGCCACCCGACAGCTGCGACGGCAGCTTGTCGATCGCTTCGGCGGACAGTCCCGCGAGCTTGACCTTCAGCAGCGCAATCTCGCGGCGCAGCGAATCGGGCAGGTCGCGGTGGTATTCCTTCAGCGGCACTTCGACGTTCTCGCCGACGGTGAGCGACGAGAACAGTGCGCCGTCCTGGAACAGCACACCGGTGTTGCGCTCGATCTCGCGACGCTTGGCTGGATCGTCGCTGCGCGCGTCCACGCCGAGCACCTCGATCTCGCCTTCGTCAGGGGTGCGCAGACCGAGGATGGAGCGCATCAGCACCGACTTGCCGGTACCCGAGCCGCCGACCACGCCGATGATCTCGCCGGGCATGACGTCGAGATCGACGCCGTCGTGCACCACCTGGTCGCCGAAGCGATTGACCAGGCCGCGCACGCGGATGATGGGCGAGGGCGCGTTGCGCGCGTCGTCGGTCGCCATCAGACGTCCATCACCATGAACCACAGCGCCGCGGCGGCGTCGAACACGATCACCAGCGAGATCGCCTGCACGACGGCCGACGTCGTGCGTTCGCCCACCGACTGCGCCGTGCCTTCCACCTGCAGGCCCTCTAGGCAGCCCACCAGCGAGATCACCATCGCGAAGATCGGTGCCTTCGCCAAGCCGACCCACAAATGCCGCACTTCCATCGTCTCCTGCATGCGCGCGAGGTACTGCTGCGGCGGGATGTCGAGTGCGTACGCGCCGACCGTGAGGCCACCGAGCAGGCCGGAAATCATTGCGACGAAGGTGAGCAGCGGCAGCATCGCCAGCAAGGCGAGCACGCGCGGGATGACGAGCAGGTCGATCGGATCCATGCCGAGCGTGCGGATCGCATCGACCTCCTCGCGACTCTTCATCGCGCCGATCTGCGCGGTGAACGCGCTGGCGGTGCGGCCCGCGAGGATGATCGCGGTGAGCAGGATGCCGAACTCGCGCAGGAACGACACGCTGACGAGTTCGACGACGTAGATCTCCGCGCCGAAGTCGCGCAGCACGTTGGCGCCCAGGAACGCGACGACCGCGCCGACCAGGAACGACAGCAGCGCCACCAGCGGCGTCGCGTCGAGGCCGACCTGCTCCATGTGGTGCACCAGCGCGATCGGCCGGAAACGCGAGGGCTCCTTGATCGTGCGCAGCAGCTTCACCAGCACTTCGCCGAGGAACGCGACCAGCGCCATCGCTTCCTTGGCGTTGTCGTGCACGGCGAAGCCGAGACGGCCGATCGCGGCGACGAGGCCGTATTCCTTCTTGCGCTTCGGGCGTTCGTCGGCGACGTCCTCGATCGCCGCGACCAGTGCGCGGTGTTCGTCGCGGAACTCGAAGCTGTCGAAGTCGACGCCGCAGCGCCGCGACCAGCGCAGCAGTTGCAGCACGCCCAACGAATCGAGGCGCCCGATGTCGCGTGCGTCGACCTGCTGCAGCCCGCAGGGCGCGGCGGCAAGGATCTCGCCAATGGACGTCGCGTGTTCGAGCGTCCACTGGCCGCCGAGGCGAACGGTGCCGCCGCCGGCATCGGCGTCGAGAGTGGGCGGGGCGGAAGTCGGGTCAGTCATGCTCGCGGCGGAGCATACCGGCTCGGCGGTGCGCGGAAGGCATGCGATCCTTCACCCATGACCGCGCCCATGAGCGAAGCCGCCTACGTCGCGCGAATCGACTTCATGGTCGAGCTCGCGTCGCGCCTGCACCGTTATGGCACCACGGCCGAACGCCTTGAGGGCGCGATCGTCGCGGTGGCGTCACGCCTGGGGCTGGGCTGCGAGCCGTGGTCGAACCCGACGGGGCTGATCCTCACCTTCACCGATCCGGGGCGCGCGACCGGCCTGCGCGATATCACGCGCGTGCTGCGCCTGTCGCCGGGCGACGTCGACCTGCATCGACTCGTCGAGTCCGACCGCATCGCCGAGGAAGTGCTGGAAGGCCGGCTCGATGTCGACGAGGCGCGCGTGCAGCTGCGCGCGCTGGACGCGCCTGCGCCGCCGATGATCCGGCGCGCGGAAGTGGTGGCCTTCGGGCTCGCGGCCGCGGCCGTCGCCGGCCTGCTGCGCCTGCCGTGGCTGGACATCGGCGTCGCCGGCGCGACCGGGCTGATGATCGGCCTGCTCGATCTTCTGGCCGAGCGCCATCCGCGCGTGCGCGCGGGCTTCGAGGCGCTGGCGGGCATGCTCGCTGGCGCCACGGCGGTGGTGGTCGGCAGTTTCATCGGGCCGCTCAACCAGAACACCGTGATCATCGTGTCGCTGATCGTGCTGTTGCCCGGCCTCACGCTGACCAATGCGGTCAACGAACTGACGGGCCAACAGCTCGTCTCCGGCACCGCGCGCTTCGCGGGCGCATTGACCACGGTGCTGAAACTCGCCGTCGGCGTGCTGGTGGCGGTGTACGCGCTCGACCTGATCGGGCTCGATCCGCCGGCGCGCGGCTCGCGGCCGCAACCGCCGTGGATGGAATGGGTCGCGCTGGCCGTGGCGTCGTTCGCGTTCGCCGTGCTGTTCCGCGCCAGCGTGCGCGACTACTTGCGTGTCATGGCTGCGGCGGCGACGGGCTACCTGATCTCGCGTTTCGTCGGCGAAGTCGCGGGCAGCCCGGCCGGCGTGTTCGTCGCGGCGTTGTCGATCACCGCGCTCGGCAATGCCTATGCGCGTTGGTGGCATCGTCCGGGCGCGATCATCCGCGTGCCGGGCATCATCACGCTGGTGCCCGGCAGCACGAGCATGCGGGGCCTGCTCAACCTGATGCAGACACAGGACATGGGCGCCGGCCAGGCCGCGATGGTCACGGTGATCAACGTGCTGGCGGCACTCGTCGCCGGCCTGCTGTTCGGCAATCTGCTGCTGCCGTCGCGACGCAATCTCTGACTCAGACCCGCGGCGCCTGCCAGACGTCGTAGGCCCACAGCGCGGCCAAGGCGAGCGCCACGGCCCAGATCGCGACGATCACCGCGGCCATGCCGCGACTCGTCGGCCGCGTCGCCATCGCGGCCGCGCGCGCATGCGCATCGGCGATCACCTCGGCCGGCATCCAGCGCATCACGAGCGCGATACCGAGCGGCACGATCAGCACGTCGTCGAGATAGCCGAGCACCGGGATGAAGTCGGGGATCAGGTCGATCGGGCTCAGCGCATAAGCCGCGACCGCGAGCGCGGCGATGCGCACCGCCCAGGGCGTGCGTGGATCGCGCGCGGCGAAGTACACGACGAGCGTTTGCTGCTTGAGGCGCCGGGCCCAGCCGCGCAGGGACGTCAGGATGGACATGCGACAAGCCTCGCGTCGCGCAGGTGACGGGGCTGAAAACGACGACGCCGGCACGAAGCCGGCGTCGAAGACGAGCGCATGCGGATCAGCGGATCACGAAATCTTCCAGTGCGCGGCCCTTGTCGGTGAATGCCTGCAGCCAGCGCGGCTGCTTGCCACGACCGCTCCAGGTCTCGTTCGCGTTCTCGGGGTTGCGGTACTTCGGCGCGACCTTGGTACCGGCGAACTTCGACGGCCCGCGCTTGGCGCGCGTGCGCTTGACCGGTGCGGCGGGCTGGGTCGATGCCGATGCCGACGCGCCACGCGCGCCGAACAGCTCGGCGATCGAATACCCCTCGGCACGGGCGAGCTGCTCGAGGCGCTTACGCACGTCGGCGATCGGCTTGCGCTTCTTCAGCGCCGCGCGACGCTTGTTCGCCTGGGCGATGAGCGATTCGAGCTCCTTCGCCGACATGCTGTTGAGATCCAGGGCCATGCTGCCTCCGAATACCGAAAAGAAAATGGGCCGCCCGATCGCGGACGGCCCATCGTAACCAGCCAAGCTAATCGCGTAAACGCACGGAGATAATCAGCCAGCGACGACGCGCGCGATCGCGGCGTCGCGATCGAGCTGTTCGGCCTCGCTCGCACTGCGGTGGCGGTATTCGTATGTACCGGCCTGCAGGCCGCGTTCGGACACCACGATGCGGTGCGGCACGCCGATGAGTTCCATGTCCGCGAACATCGCGCCCGGGCGCAGGCCGCGGTCGTCGAGCGCGACATCCACGCCCGCCTTCTGCAGGTCGCGATACAGCGCCTGCGCGGCGTCGTTCACCGCGTCGACATTCTTCGGATTGATCACGCAGACCACCGCCTGCCATGGCGCGATCGGGTCCGGCCAGACGATGCCGTTGGCGTCGTGGTTCTGCTCGATCGCGGCAGCCACGATCCGCGACACGCCGATGCCGTAGCAGCCCATCGCCGGCGTCAGCGCCTTGCCGGTCTCGTCGAGCACGGTGCACTTCATGGCCTCGGCATACTTGCGGCCGAGCTGGAACACGTGGCCGACCTCGATGCCGCGCGCGATGCCGAGCGTGCCCGCGCCGTCCGGCGACGCGTCGCCTTCGACGACATTTCGGATATCGGCGACCAGGTTCGGTTCCGGCAGGTCGCGGCCCCAGTTCACGCCCGCGATGTGGAAGCCATCCGCGTTCGCACCGACGACGAAGTCGGCCATCGCCGCGACGTCGCGATCGGCGACCACGAAGATGTCCTTCGCGGGCGAGATCGGGCCGAGGAAACCCGGCGACGCGTTGAGGTGTTCGCGGATCTCGTCCTCGGTGGCGAGGCGGTATTCCGTCATGCCCGGCAGCTTGGCGAGCTTGATCTCGTTGACGACGTGATCGCCGCGCACCAGTGCAAGCACGAAGCGTGGGTTGTTCTCCGGGTCGACGCCCATCGCCGCGACGGACTTCACCGTGCGCGACAGCGGAATGCCCATCAGCGCGGCGACGTCTTCGCAGGTCTTCTGCGTGGGCGTGTCGATGCGGCGCATTGATTCGTTTGCGGCACCACGCGGTGCGGGTGCGGCGGCTTCTGCGCGTTCGACGTTCGCGGCGTAGTCCGACCCCGTCGAGAACGCGAGTGCGTCCTCACCCGAATCGGCGAGCACGTGGAACTCATGCGACATCGCACCGCCGATCGCGCCGGTATCGGCGACGACCGCGCGGAATTTCAGCCCCAGCCGCGTGAAGATGCGGCCGTAGGTGTCGTACATGTTCTGGTATTCGCGGCCGAGGTCCTCGTCGTTCGTATGGAACGAGTAGGCGTCCTTCATCAGGAACTCGCGCGCGCGCATCACGCCGAAGCGCGGGCGGATCTCGTCGCGGAACTTGGTCTGGATCTGGAAGAAGTTGACCGGCAACTGCTTGTACGACGACAGCTCCTGGCGCGCGAAATCGGTGATGACTTCCTCGTGCGTCGGGCCGTAGCAGTACCAGGCGTCCTTGCGGTCCTTGATCTTGAGCAGCTGGCCGCCGAACTTCTCCCAGCGCCCCGTCTCCTCCCACAGCTCGCGCGGCTGGATCGACGGCATCAGCACTTCGATCGCGCCCGCGTTCGTCATTTCGTCGCGGACGATGCGCTCGACCTTGCGCAGCACGCGCAGGCCCAGCGGCGACCACGTGTACACGCCGGCCGCGAGCTTGCGGAGCATGCCCGCGCGCAGCATCAGCTGGTGGCTGACGACTTCGGCGTCGGCGGGCGTTTCCTTGGCGGTGTGGAGATGGAACTGCGACAGGCGCATCGGCGGCTTTTCGAACGCGGAAAAACCGCATTCTGCCACGCGTGGCGTGGCAGCCGGTTCGTCATCTCGGAGATCGGCGCGTCGCGATAGCGACGCGCGAAGGTCAGGTCTGCTTGGTGGTCGCCACGCCCGCGGACGGGCCGGTGCAGTACAGCTCGACCTGGCCTTCGGCCACCTTCAGGCGGGCGGCACGTTCCGACGCGGTGATCTCGCGGTCGGCCTTGCCGTCCTTGTCCTCGTCCACGCCGACCTTGCCGGTGCCCTGCAGCAGCGTCAGGTTGCTGCGGGCGTTCGTGCAGTCCTGGTTGACGACCGCCTTCGGCGCAGCGGGGGGCGTGGCGGCGTGCTCGCCGAATGCGCGCGGCTTCATCTTCTGCCCGGCAGGCGGGGCATCGGAATAATGGGTCACGCCCTTCGCGTCCTTCCAGGTGTACACCTGGGCAGCAACGACGGGCAGGGCCGCCACGAGGGCCAGCGGCAGGACGAGGCGGGCGAGGGTCGAGGGCCGGCGCATGTCGGCAGTCCAGTCAGAAGGGGGATCCCGTCCCGATTCGACCACCGCCGGGGCGGCGGGGCAAGCGATACACTGAACAAATGGAATCCATGTCTCCGGGTGCCAAGCCCCGCCCGCGCGCCCGCGGCATCTATCTGCTGCCGAACCTGTTCACCACGGGCGGCATGTTCGCCGGCTTCTTCGCCATCATCTCGGCCGCCCAAGGCCGCTTCCCGGACGCCTGCATCGCGGTCTTCGTGGCGGCGATCCTGGACGGGCTGGACGGCCGCGTCGCCCGCCTGACCAACACCCAGAGCGAGTTCGGCGTGCAGTACGACTCGCTGGCGGACCTGATCAGCTTCGGCCTGGCGCCGTCGCTGGTGATGTATCACTGGGCGCTGTCGACGCTGCGCCTGGACGGCGCCACCCCCGGCAAGATCGGCTGGATCGTCGCCTTCCTCTACGCCGCCTGCGCCGCGCTACGCCTCGCACGTTTCAACGCGCAGGTCGGGCAGGTCGACAAGCGCTGGTTCATCGGTTTGGCGAGTCCGGCCGCCGCCGGCCTCGTGGTGAGCTTCGTCTGGACCTGCGACAAGTTCGAGTTCAGCGGTCGCGACCTGCGGTATTACGCGCTGGGCGTGACCGTCGCTGCCGCGCTGCTGATGGTCAGCCGACTGCGCTACTTCAGCTTCAAGGGCGGCGGTCCACGCAACGATCGCGTGCCGTTCCTCGCGATCATCATCGTGGTGGCGGTGCTGGTCGCGGTCGCGATCGACCCGCCGACCGTGCTGCTCGGCGTGTTCGCGCTGTATGCGCTGTCCGGCCCGTTCTACTGGGCGTGGCGACGCCTGCGCCGTCCCGCGGAGGTCACTGCGTGAGCCTGCCCTGGAGCGCGCAGCAGATCGAATGGCTGCAGGCGATGGGGCTCGACGTGCTGCAGCGGCCAGCGGCGCCGGTCACGCGCGTCGCCGTGTCTTCGTCGTCGACCGGGGACCTGCCTGCGGCGCTCGTCCGCGCGGCGCGCGGCGCCGATCTCGCGTCGCTGATCGCGCAGCACGGGGTACCGCGTGACGGCGCGTCGCGTCGCGTGTTCTGGCGGGCATTGCGGTCGGCACGCAAGGCGGCGTCGCGCCCATGAGCGCGCAGCCGTCCATGAGCGGTCGTCCCGCAGCGCTGCGGCCGATGCGCGAGCTGGACGTCGACGCCGTGAACGCGATCGAGCATCGCGCCTACGAATTTCCTTGGACGGCCGGAATCTTCCGCGACTGCCTGCGTGCGGATTACCTCGCGTGGGTGCTCGACGTCGACGGTGTCATCGCCGGCTATTTCCTGATGAGCCTCGCTGCGGGCGAGGCGCATGTGCTCAACATCTGCGTCGCACCCGAGTTCCAGGGGCAGGGCCACGGTCGGCGCCTGCTGCGCTCGCTGGTGCAGCTCGCGCGCTCGCGCGGCGCACAGCGGCTCTTCCTCGAGGTGCGGCCGTCGAATCGCCATGCGATCGCGCTGTACGACCAGGAAGGCTTCAACGAGATCGGCCGGCGACCGCGCTATTACCCGGCGAAGGACGGCCGCGAGGACGCGATCGTAATGGCGATGGAGCTGGTTCTGCCGGAACCTTAGGATCCTCGGACCACCCTTGGAGATTGCAGGATGCGACCCACCTACCGCTGCGTGCCCGTACTGCTCGCGTTGGCCGTATCGACCGTGTCCGCGGGCGAGCCGGCTGCATCCCAGATTCCCGTGCTGTCGGCCATGCCCGCCTGCGCGCTCGAACGCGTAGGCAGCGTGTCAGGGAGCGACGGGCGCGAGCCTTCGGCGAATGCGCGCGAAGTCTCGATGGGCGGCGCCGACTACCGTCGCGCGTTTGCAGGAATGACGAATGCGGCCATCAAGCGGGGTGCGAACGCCGTCGTGCTGACCGGTCACAACGCGCAGTTCTTCACACGCGGCAACAGCGCTTCACGCCGGCCCGTCTACATCGCACTCGATGGCGTGGCGATCAAGCTGGCCGACGCCACGCATTGCGCGCTGCAGGTGCAGGACCCGGATGCGTTGCTCAAGCGCGCGGTCCAGAACCGCGGCGCCGCGACGCCGATGCAGGGCGTCGCGACGAACTAGCGGGCGACGGTCAACCCAGTTTCGCGCGCTGCGTCGCCAGCGCCTCGCGCTGCGAGGTCCAGTCGACGAGGCGCTTGCGTTCCTGTTCGACCACGGCTGGCGGCGCGTTCGCGACGAACGTATCGCTTGCGAGCTTGCCCTGCGCTTTCGCGATTTCGCCGTCGACACGCTTGAGTTCCTTGTCGAGGCGCGCGCGTTCGGCGCCCAGGTCGACGAGGCCTTCCAGCGGCACGAGCAGCTTGAGTTCACCGACCACGCCCGCGGCGGAGGCCGGTGCGGTGTTCGCGTCATCGATGTAGGTGATCGCATCGAGCTTGCAGAGGAAACGCAG
This region includes:
- a CDS encoding H-NS histone family protein; the protein is MALDLNSMSAKELESLIAQANKRRAALKKRKPIADVRKRLEQLARAEGYSIAELFGARGASASASTQPAAPVKRTRAKRGPSKFAGTKVAPKYRNPENANETWSGRGKQPRWLQAFTDKGRALEDFVIR
- the rimI gene encoding ribosomal protein S18-alanine N-acetyltransferase, with protein sequence MSAQPSMSGRPAALRPMRELDVDAVNAIEHRAYEFPWTAGIFRDCLRADYLAWVLDVDGVIAGYFLMSLAAGEAHVLNICVAPEFQGQGHGRRLLRSLVQLARSRGAQRLFLEVRPSNRHAIALYDQEGFNEIGRRPRYYPAKDGREDAIVMAMELVLPEP
- a CDS encoding proline--tRNA ligase, which gives rise to MRLSQFHLHTAKETPADAEVVSHQLMLRAGMLRKLAAGVYTWSPLGLRVLRKVERIVRDEMTNAGAIEVLMPSIQPRELWEETGRWEKFGGQLLKIKDRKDAWYCYGPTHEEVITDFARQELSSYKQLPVNFFQIQTKFRDEIRPRFGVMRAREFLMKDAYSFHTNDEDLGREYQNMYDTYGRIFTRLGLKFRAVVADTGAIGGAMSHEFHVLADSGEDALAFSTGSDYAANVERAEAAAPAPRGAANESMRRIDTPTQKTCEDVAALMGIPLSRTVKSVAAMGVDPENNPRFVLALVRGDHVVNEIKLAKLPGMTEYRLATEDEIREHLNASPGFLGPISPAKDIFVVADRDVAAMADFVVGANADGFHIAGVNWGRDLPEPNLVADIRNVVEGDASPDGAGTLGIARGIEVGHVFQLGRKYAEAMKCTVLDETGKALTPAMGCYGIGVSRIVAAAIEQNHDANGIVWPDPIAPWQAVVCVINPKNVDAVNDAAQALYRDLQKAGVDVALDDRGLRPGAMFADMELIGVPHRIVVSERGLQAGTYEYRHRSASEAEQLDRDAAIARVVAG
- a CDS encoding ABC transporter ATP-binding protein; its protein translation is MATDDARNAPSPIIRVRGLVNRFGDQVVHDGVDLDVMPGEIIGVVGGSGTGKSVLMRSILGLRTPDEGEIEVLGVDARSDDPAKRREIERNTGVLFQDGALFSSLTVGENVEVPLKEYHRDLPDSLRREIALLKVKLAGLSAEAIDKLPSQLSGGMRKRAGLARALALDPPLLFLDEPTAGLDPIGAAAFDQLLRTLQKALGLTVFLITHDLDTLYAICDRVAVLADHKVVAAAPIEEIEQLDHPWVREYFHGPRARAAQAGRDRTRTA
- a CDS encoding YkvA family protein, producing the protein MSILTSLRGWARRLKQQTLVVYFAARDPRTPWAVRIAALAVAAYALSPIDLIPDFIPVLGYLDDVLIVPLGIALVMRWMPAEVIADAHARAAAMATRPTSRGMAAVIVAIWAVALALAALWAYDVWQAPRV
- a CDS encoding DUF4124 domain-containing protein, whose protein sequence is MRRPSTLARLVLPLALVAALPVVAAQVYTWKDAKGVTHYSDAPPAGQKMKPRAFGEHAATPPAAPKAVVNQDCTNARSNLTLLQGTGKVGVDEDKDGKADREITASERAARLKVAEGQVELYCTGPSAGVATTKQT
- a CDS encoding threonine/serine exporter family protein encodes the protein MTAPMSEAAYVARIDFMVELASRLHRYGTTAERLEGAIVAVASRLGLGCEPWSNPTGLILTFTDPGRATGLRDITRVLRLSPGDVDLHRLVESDRIAEEVLEGRLDVDEARVQLRALDAPAPPMIRRAEVVAFGLAAAAVAGLLRLPWLDIGVAGATGLMIGLLDLLAERHPRVRAGFEALAGMLAGATAVVVGSFIGPLNQNTVIIVSLIVLLPGLTLTNAVNELTGQQLVSGTARFAGALTTVLKLAVGVLVAVYALDLIGLDPPARGSRPQPPWMEWVALAVASFAFAVLFRASVRDYLRVMAAAATGYLISRFVGEVAGSPAGVFVAALSITALGNAYARWWHRPGAIIRVPGIITLVPGSTSMRGLLNLMQTQDMGAGQAAMVTVINVLAALVAGLLFGNLLLPSRRNL
- the pssA gene encoding CDP-diacylglycerol--serine O-phosphatidyltransferase, with the protein product MESMSPGAKPRPRARGIYLLPNLFTTGGMFAGFFAIISAAQGRFPDACIAVFVAAILDGLDGRVARLTNTQSEFGVQYDSLADLISFGLAPSLVMYHWALSTLRLDGATPGKIGWIVAFLYAACAALRLARFNAQVGQVDKRWFIGLASPAAAGLVVSFVWTCDKFEFSGRDLRYYALGVTVAAALLMVSRLRYFSFKGGGPRNDRVPFLAIIIVVAVLVAVAIDPPTVLLGVFALYALSGPFYWAWRRLRRPAEVTA
- a CDS encoding ABC transporter permease; amino-acid sequence: MTDPTSAPPTLDADAGGGTVRLGGQWTLEHATSIGEILAAAPCGLQQVDARDIGRLDSLGVLQLLRWSRRCGVDFDSFEFRDEHRALVAAIEDVADERPKRKKEYGLVAAIGRLGFAVHDNAKEAMALVAFLGEVLVKLLRTIKEPSRFRPIALVHHMEQVGLDATPLVALLSFLVGAVVAFLGANVLRDFGAEIYVVELVSVSFLREFGILLTAIILAGRTASAFTAQIGAMKSREEVDAIRTLGMDPIDLLVIPRVLALLAMLPLLTFVAMISGLLGGLTVGAYALDIPPQQYLARMQETMEVRHLWVGLAKAPIFAMVISLVGCLEGLQVEGTAQSVGERTTSAVVQAISLVIVFDAAAALWFMVMDV